A single region of the Brachypodium distachyon strain Bd21 chromosome 3, Brachypodium_distachyon_v3.0, whole genome shotgun sequence genome encodes:
- the LOC104584014 gene encoding UPF0481 protein At3g47200 isoform X1, with translation MQGETQASSKCTPGRPVTVEDGRTTKAKPLAARASSMDAQGGQLCGAPEEEEDEEEDESLITEILTAAPPKLVDTSVACLISWAGDDIDRGDYYEPGVVRIGPFHRQDRSKRSADRMEQKKKLVLQGLLTARSSSSKEEDDEAAGGREELRSHLKAMGAIVDHARGYFNRRFRWMNDKEFARMLLLDGCFLYSRFFPGGGMEDITVDRDIIFLMENQIPFFVLEKIHQQLIKSARVQDTTTSTPRVLDKVAKRVQRLLQRNNYIISNVNVPSSPPPTPPCHLLHLLYMYFTPAGRPAAGPIGNGWCICVDNPPIQGQPNNSSSSNNSSSSSNSTSVPLQVRWRTATQYYGAGVGFVKRKLGGSDDDDGARSILDVDLTVGWLTGGTLHVPCLTVDTNTFRMLRNMVSLEQKSLQRSSHVTAYCLFLSQVAGTKEDVELLVSKGVISHLLSSVDDVARGLAGLCDGVVLDADDPELNYLSSKHKALEPLYHSSWGRSVAWLWNVKCDNPLKAMAVLAAVVVSIANVLQLVFAGLSYGRGK, from the exons ATGCAAGGAGAAACGCAAGCTAGCAGCAAATGTactcccggccggccggtcacTGTTGAAGACGGTCGGACGACGAAAGCCAAGCCACTCGCAGCTAGAGCTAGCTCCATGGACGCTCAAG GAGGGCAGTTGTGTGgtgcgccggaggaggaggaggacgaagaagaagatgaatcCCTGATAACGGAGATCCTAACAGCTGCTCCGCCCAAGTTGGTGGACACTAGCGTGGCTTGCCTGATTTCGTGGGCCGGCGACGACATCGACCGCGGCGATTATTACGAACCAGGCGTGGTCCGCATCGGCCCATTCCACCGGCAGGATCGATCTAAGCGATCAGCTGACAGGAtggagcagaagaagaagctcgtgCTCCAGGGCTTGCTCACGgccagaagcagcagcagcaaagaagaagacgacgaagcAGCTGGGGGTCGAGAGGAGCTGAGGAGCCACCTGAAAGCCATGGGAGCCATCGTCGACCATGCACGGGGTTACTTCAACAGGAGGTTTCGGTGGATGAACGACAAGGAGTTTGCTCGtatgctgctgctggacgGCTGCTTCCTCTACTCGCgcttcttccccggcggcggcatggaggACATCACCGTGGACCGCGACATCATTTTCCTCATGGAGAACCAGATACCCTTCTTCGTCCTGGAGAAGATCCACCAGCAGTTAATCAAGAGCGCAAGAGTCCAGGATACCACTACTAGTACTCCTCGTGTCCTTGATAAGGTCGCCAAGCGCGTCCAACGACTGCTGCAGCGCAATAACTACATCATCAGCAATGTTAACGTGCCATCGTCGCCTCCTCCCACTCCGCCATGCCATCTTCTCCACCTGCTCTACATGTACTTCACGCCTGCAGGTCGACCTGCAGCTGGTCCAATTGGAAATGGTTGGTGCATCTGCGTCGACAACCCGCCAATACAGGGGCAAcccaacaacagcagcagcagcaacaacagcagcagcagcagcaacagtaCCAGCGTGCCCCTGCAGGTCCGTTGGCGCACGGCGACGCAGTACTACGGCGCCGGCGTGGGGTTCGTGAAGCGGAAGCTGGGCGgtagcgacgacgacgacggggcGCGCTCCATCCTGGACGTGGATCTCACTGTGGGGTGGCTCACAGGAGGCACACTCCACGTCCCTTGCCTGACGGTGGACACCAACACCTTCAGGATGCTGCGCAACATGGTGTCCCTGGAGCAGAAGAGCCTGCAGAGGAGCTCCCACGTCACGGCCTACTGCCTCTTCCTGTCGCAGGTCGCCGGCACCAAGGAGGACGTGGAGCTGCTCGTCTCCAAGGGCGTCATCTCGCATCTTCTCAGCAGCGTAGACGACGTCGCCCGAGGCCTCGCCGGGCTCTGCGACGGCGTCGTCCTGGACGCCGACGACCCGGAACTCAACTACCTCAGTTCCAAGCACAAGGCGCTTGAGCCGCTCTACCATAGCAGCTGGGGAAGGTCCGTTGCGTGGCTCTGGAACGTCAAGTGCGACAACCCTCTCAAGGCAATGGCCGTCCTGGCTGCCGTTGTCGTCAGCATAGCCAACGTGCTCCAGTTGGTTTTCGCAGGACTCAGCTACGGCAGAGGCAAATAA
- the LOC104584014 gene encoding uncharacterized protein LOC104584014 isoform X2, translated as MEQKKKLVLQGLLTARSSSSKEEDDEAAGGREELRSHLKAMGAIVDHARGYFNRRFRWMNDKEFARMLLLDGCFLYSRFFPGGGMEDITVDRDIIFLMENQIPFFVLEKIHQQLIKSARVQDTTTSTPRVLDKVAKRVQRLLQRNNYIISNVNVPSSPPPTPPCHLLHLLYMYFTPAGRPAAGPIGNGWCICVDNPPIQGQPNNSSSSNNSSSSSNSTSVPLQVRWRTATQYYGAGVGFVKRKLGGSDDDDGARSILDVDLTVGWLTGGTLHVPCLTVDTNTFRMLRNMVSLEQKSLQRSSHVTAYCLFLSQVAGTKEDVELLVSKGVISHLLSSVDDVARGLAGLCDGVVLDADDPELNYLSSKHKALEPLYHSSWGRSVAWLWNVKCDNPLKAMAVLAAVVVSIANVLQLVFAGLSYGRGK; from the coding sequence AtggagcagaagaagaagctcgtgCTCCAGGGCTTGCTCACGgccagaagcagcagcagcaaagaagaagacgacgaagcAGCTGGGGGTCGAGAGGAGCTGAGGAGCCACCTGAAAGCCATGGGAGCCATCGTCGACCATGCACGGGGTTACTTCAACAGGAGGTTTCGGTGGATGAACGACAAGGAGTTTGCTCGtatgctgctgctggacgGCTGCTTCCTCTACTCGCgcttcttccccggcggcggcatggaggACATCACCGTGGACCGCGACATCATTTTCCTCATGGAGAACCAGATACCCTTCTTCGTCCTGGAGAAGATCCACCAGCAGTTAATCAAGAGCGCAAGAGTCCAGGATACCACTACTAGTACTCCTCGTGTCCTTGATAAGGTCGCCAAGCGCGTCCAACGACTGCTGCAGCGCAATAACTACATCATCAGCAATGTTAACGTGCCATCGTCGCCTCCTCCCACTCCGCCATGCCATCTTCTCCACCTGCTCTACATGTACTTCACGCCTGCAGGTCGACCTGCAGCTGGTCCAATTGGAAATGGTTGGTGCATCTGCGTCGACAACCCGCCAATACAGGGGCAAcccaacaacagcagcagcagcaacaacagcagcagcagcagcaacagtaCCAGCGTGCCCCTGCAGGTCCGTTGGCGCACGGCGACGCAGTACTACGGCGCCGGCGTGGGGTTCGTGAAGCGGAAGCTGGGCGgtagcgacgacgacgacggggcGCGCTCCATCCTGGACGTGGATCTCACTGTGGGGTGGCTCACAGGAGGCACACTCCACGTCCCTTGCCTGACGGTGGACACCAACACCTTCAGGATGCTGCGCAACATGGTGTCCCTGGAGCAGAAGAGCCTGCAGAGGAGCTCCCACGTCACGGCCTACTGCCTCTTCCTGTCGCAGGTCGCCGGCACCAAGGAGGACGTGGAGCTGCTCGTCTCCAAGGGCGTCATCTCGCATCTTCTCAGCAGCGTAGACGACGTCGCCCGAGGCCTCGCCGGGCTCTGCGACGGCGTCGTCCTGGACGCCGACGACCCGGAACTCAACTACCTCAGTTCCAAGCACAAGGCGCTTGAGCCGCTCTACCATAGCAGCTGGGGAAGGTCCGTTGCGTGGCTCTGGAACGTCAAGTGCGACAACCCTCTCAAGGCAATGGCCGTCCTGGCTGCCGTTGTCGTCAGCATAGCCAACGTGCTCCAGTTGGTTTTCGCAGGACTCAGCTACGGCAGAGGCAAATAA